The Solanum pennellii chromosome 7, SPENNV200 DNA segment AGTAGTAGCTTTGCTCAGGTCCCTGCTTCAAGCAGTTCTCTGGTGTCTGGAGGATCAAATTCCTGTGGGAAGGAAGAGGTAACTGAAGATGAACTCATGAAAAAGTATCAAAGTTTTAAGCATTTTGATGTGGTAGAGGACTTCTCAGATCATCATTACAGTAACTTGGGCGTCAAGGGACAACAGGTAACTTGTAAGGGAATTTCTTGTGCTTTGCAGGTCATTTTCTGCTAATTTGGTTGTTTGTTAAATCATGAATGTGACCTGTGCTGTTACTTTTTTAACAGCCACCTAAGGCCTGGAGTAAGAAAGTTCAGGATGAGTGGAAAATATTGGAAAATGATTTACCTGGTGAGTCAGATGCTGTTAGTTAGtgacttcattttttttttctgttggtTTCGTATTTCAAATCTTGGTTTATGTATCAATGTTTTCTTGCTGTAGAAGTCTTGTGAAAGTGGTATTTTTCTCAGTCTAGCCTTCTTAACCTTCTTGTGCTGGCTATAATGGTAAATGCAGCAATTGACTAATGTgatatgtgtgattcatgaaaagatatgtgtTGTTTCTGATGACATCCACtacaatttatattttgacGCATTGTTTTGTCACAAGTAAATAGCGATTCTTGCTCTCCCATCTGGTTTCCCCCACCTCAACTCCCTTATCCGCTGCTAAATTTTGGACGCTATCCTGTTTGGGACATGTTGTACATTTTATCTGGAATAATAGAGAATTTTGTGTGAATTTGATTCTATGGAATGTCCCCTCATTGGTAGACTGCTGTAAATCTATCTGACCCGTTTGAGGATTTATATTGAACTcactctttctctctctccttCAGATACAATATATGTAAGGGTCTACGAAGCAAGGATGGATCTCCTTAGGGCTGTCATCATTGGGCCACAAGGCACTCCGTACCATGATGGTCTCTTTGTCTTTGATGTCCTGTTCCCTCAAAATTACCCTGATGTGCCACCAGTATGTATTGGAGtgttcttgttttttttctttattttgtagcatggaattataaatatatttatttacatattttcCCTTTTCATTAGATGGTCTACTACTATTCTGGCGGTTTGAGACTGAATCCCAACTTGTATGATTGTGGAAAAGTCTGTCTCAGTCTTCTGAACACTTGGACTGGTAAAGGTAACGAGAGGTGGATGCCCAATTCATCGACCATGCTGCAAGTCTTGGTTTCCATACAAGCtctaattttgaattcaaagcCTTTCTTTAATGAGCCTGGATATGAAGCTTCATATGCTGGACCTGAGGGACAGAGGAGATCTAACTCTTACAATGAAGATGCTTTTGTTCTATCTTTGAAAACAATGACATATACGTTGAGGAGGCCACCAAAGGTATGATTTTGGATCATTTTCTTAACTTCTACTTCATTCAATAATTCTGTTGAAAAGTAACATCCAATTGTACTCCAACTGTAGTCCAAGAATGTCTTTTCCGTTGAATTTCTGGATCTCCTGAGATTTCGCCGACTTCTTAATGACTAATttagttgtttattttaatttaatgccgtccttttcattctttttgttAATTGGTGTCACAGTTAATCTGTCTGCAATACTGGTAACACAGGTTTATCTGGGAAAAAGCGATCTAAAACCTACGTCATCCTTAATATCAACTTGCatcttatgttgttttgttgtCTGTAATTTTTCTGCTTGCATATAGTCAGTAAAGTAATATAGGAAGAAGGTAAGGGTACTTCTCAGTGTTAGGTACATACGGGTGAAAAGAAGTTGGTAAAATTAGCTCTGTGGCTGCGTCTTAGTTAGTGATGTTTCAGTTTGTCATTGTAAGTTGAATTTTTTCTGCTTAGGTTCCTCAACATTGGGAACCAAGTGCAGACAGTATCTGGTTTCGGGAAACAAGGTTGGACATGGTGGCATAATTTCTTTCGACTACTTAAATAGCTATATTCCAATGGAAAAGCTATAAAGTTGAAAACAAAACTTATCCTACTCTTGTTCATGTTTATCcaagaaaacatattttaaaacaaattgattATCAAAACATTTTTAACTATATAGTTGAGCAATTTCTTCAACTAGTTTTGCAGTTGGAGTGATAATGGATAATGGTGCAAATAACTAATCTTGAGAACTCTTTTTAAGTATGCATCTTTATCTTGAGTCTACTTGTGAAGTAGTATTCTTTATTACGATAGATTGATACTTTTTAACTAATTGTTTATTTTGCATGCAGCATTTTGAAGACCTTGTCAAAGGTCATTTCCGTTGCCATGCTGTAGACATTCTCTCTGCATGCAAGGCATATATAGAAGGAGCTCCAGTTGGTTCAGTGGTCAACGGAATAGTCCAGGATCTTAGTGCAACTGCAGAGAAGAGCTCAGTAACATTCAGAGAATCAGTATCCAGAATGAAGAATGGTCTTATATCCCTTTTCACTAAGAATGGTGCCAATGATTGTGACCGGTTTCGTGCCTAAGCCTACAAGGATTGATCAACCATTACATCTTTTCATATGAAAATCACATGTTGCGCTTGCAGAATGGGTCCATTTTCGACTGCTTGATTCCCCCTCCACTCACAATTTCGTGTACATAATAGCTCTAATTATTTTAATCCAAGATAAAACCGTATGTCTTTGTGCTGCTGTAGTAGGAAGTTGGCTTATTGTAAGTGGAAATTAAATCGCAGCAGGGATCTAGAGCTTATTCTGGACATATACTTTTATAGAGAATTGATCATAATATCCTAATATTCCAGAGAACATAACTGTGTCTATTTCTTTCCAATAGTGCTCTCTTGAGTTTATTCAAATAGTTTTACATCATACATTTTTGTGATTTGTACTTAAACTTCATAATGTCTCTGAAGGACACCACAATGCACATCTATGGTATCTTCATTTAATAATTAAGAACACAATACATACTATATATTTGTTTGTAGACGATAACATAAAGGATAAAACTACATACAACAAACAAACGAGGAACATCAACAATTAAGGGTTCTGGGGGCAACGAGTCCTGTTATGACCTATTTGCTTGCAGTTACCACACCTCCTACTCACGCGAGAAGGAGCAATATGCTGCACTTCTTAGGTTCGTGTACATTTAGTATTTGCAAGTAAATTAAAGGGGGGAGGTGACCAATGTGCCTCTTCACCAAGGGGAAAAAATTTCCCAATATACGTTTGATTGTAAAGCCTGCAACTGTAGTACTCGCTAATGTAGTCCATTGGCTCAATGCCACGGAAATGACAAGTTTTAATGGCATGTGAGCGTGGCATATGATAATTTCTCCATTTCCCACATGTACATTTCTCTTCTCGACCAGTGAGTACATGCACATTTCCTCTACCTGCATCTGCAAATGTACAAATATCAAAGACTGCATTGTCAGTATTGTAAATCATGCACTCAGTGTGCCTTTGTGCCTTCGCTGtatattctttaaatttctTTCCAATAGCAAGAGGCCATGGATGTTTACCTGGATCAACGCAACAGCAAGTCTGCATCTTTCATCAAAACGATCAATAATACTTTTAAATGTAAGACGGACAGTAGCAGTAACAGGTAATTCATGAGCTTTCATCAGTAAACTGTGGTAAGATAGATGGATATTGGCTGTTAGAGCCCCCCATCTATAACCATCCTCCTTATGCATTGTCCATTTTTCTAACGGTAGATTGGCTAACCACAGATGTGCTGCATGTGACAATGTTTTGATTTGTTCCATCCTCTGTCTGAACTTCTTCAGCTGGTTCTCTGTAGCCGCTAACCACATAAGGTTCTCAAGGTCACTGTTGAGAAACTTTTTATTAAAGTTACTTTTCAAATGTCGAATACAGAACCTGTGGTATGTGGCGGGTGGCTGTAACCACACATATGTTTTGGACAGACTGCAAGATGTCTTGATGATGCTCAGAAATAAGCCCAATTTGTTGTCTATCACAAACAAGATATCTCCACAACAATCGAAGGAACCATGACCAAGAATCATAGCTCTCATGTGCAACCAAAGCATATGCAAGTGGAAGATCCCATAGCAATCAACAGTTTCATCTCATACGTACCATAGAGATCCGTGCTTTTGATTGAGATAACTGGCCTGCAACTTTTAAATCCATCGACACTTGGTTTAAAAGCCCAGAAGAGATACTTGAAGATGTGGTCACCTTTTGCATTGTTGTTGACTGGTGCTCCCACTCAACAATGGTCCCCGGATTAAAACACTGTAGAGCAGCCATGTATCTACGCAACGCCTTGAAAGAACTTTCAAAATCCCCAAATACCATTTCAAGAGCTCGTTTAAGCCCTCTAGATGCTTTTCTTTCACTAGGCGTAAACTTGTACAACCTTTTAATATTAACCTGAATATCCTCAATACTGATGTATGGATTGATAGTAATAGATGGTATCAGCGCAATAGCAATCATGTTACTTCTTAAACTGGAATGATTCACCTCCTCAGATGCATCGGTACAACTGTGTTCCGCAATCATTTTTTCTGCCTTCCACATACCACCTGGAATCTCCGCAAAATGGATCATCGACAGGCAACCCTGTTTATTACACTTGCAAATAACCTTCCAGAATTTAGCTCTGAACTGATCAGAAATGAACTCTTTCCGATGATGTAGACTATATAGTCTCACTGCATCTTTCATTTTTAGCTTGTTCTGAAATAGCATACCTGATTGCATGTACCgaaaaaatatcatcaaattt contains these protein-coding regions:
- the LOC107024308 gene encoding putative ubiquitin-conjugating enzyme E2 38 is translated as MDVEIEEISAHDGSVKVKDNKEVMTEDNPDTVAGSVPGSTDSGNKNGSNLDITFHEDENDGDDGLDDCDDMSNYDDDDDDYMYYDDEEDECDYLNMQAQFDNVDLPAGVEATVSWLNEPASSSKVSSQASSSSHLAGAQTLNPTLSEHASSSFAQVPASSSSLVSGGSNSCGKEEVTEDELMKKYQSFKHFDVVEDFSDHHYSNLGVKGQQPPKAWSKKVQDEWKILENDLPDTIYVRVYEARMDLLRAVIIGPQGTPYHDGLFVFDVLFPQNYPDVPPMVYYYSGGLRLNPNLYDCGKVCLSLLNTWTGKGNERWMPNSSTMLQVLVSIQALILNSKPFFNEPGYEASYAGPEGQRRSNSYNEDAFVLSLKTMTYTLRRPPKHFEDLVKGHFRCHAVDILSACKAYIEGAPVGSVVNGIVQDLSATAEKSSVTFRESVSRMKNGLISLFTKNGANDCDRFRA
- the LOC107025648 gene encoding uncharacterized protein LOC107025648; this translates as MLWLHMRAMILGHGSFDCCGDILFVIDNKLGLFLSIIKTSCSLSKTYVWLQPPATYHRFCIRHLKSNFNKKFLNSDLENLMWLAATENQLKKFRQRMEQIKTLSHAAHLWLANLPLEKWTMHKEDGYRWGALTANIHLSYHSLLMKAHELPVTATVRLTFKSIIDRFDERCRLAVALIQMQVEEMCMYSLVEKRNVHVGNGEIIICHAHMPLKLVISVALSQWTTLASTTVAGFTIKRILGNFFPLVKRHIGHLPPLIYLQILNVHEPKKCSILLLLA